The genomic region CTTGCCAAGGGCGAAATCGTAGCCCTGCTTGGCGAAAACGGCGCGGGCAAGACCACGCTGATGAGCATCCTCTTCGGTCATTATATGCCGGATGCCGGCCGGATTCTGATCGACGGGACCGAACTCCCGCAGGGCAAGCCGCGCGCCGCGATCCGCGCCGGCGTGGGCATGGTCCACCAGCATTTCTCGCTGGCGCCCAATCTGACCGTTCTCGAAAACGTCATGACCGGTACGGAAAATCTCTGGTCCTGGCGTTCGGGCACATCCGCCGCGCGCAAAAAGCTTCTAGCCATTTCTGAGCGCTTTGGTCTCAAGGTCGATCCGGGCGCGCGTCTTGGCGACCTGTCGGTCGGCGAGCAGCAGCGCGTCGAGATCCTCAAGGCGCTCTATAGCGACGCCCGCATCCTGATCCTTGACGAGCCAACGGCGGTACTGACCAATATCGAGGCCGAAAAGTTATTTACGACACTGAAGGAAATGGCCCGCCAAGGCCTCTCGCTGATCTTCATCTCCCACAAGCTCGATGAGGTGATGGCTGCGGCCGACCGTATCGTCGTCTTGCGCAGCGGCAAGATGGTTGCCGAACGCAGGGCATCCGAAACCAGCAAGGCCGAACTGGCCGAGCTGATGGTCGGCCGCCGCGTAACGCGGCCGGTACGCGAGCCATCGACGCCCGGCATGGTCGCGCTGGAGGCCGCCGATGTCACGGTGAAGATCGACGGCGTCGAGCGACTGAAGTCCGTCCGCTTCCATCTGCGCGAAGGCGAAATCCTCGGCATCATCGGTGTCTCGGGCAATGGCCAGGCAGCGCTGGCGCATCTTCTCTCCGGCACGCTCTCGCGCTCATCCGGCGACCTCCTGCTTTTCGGGGAACCTATCGGCAATCTCGGCGTAGGCGATGTCGTCAATGCCGGCATTGGCCGCATTCCGGAAGACCGCAATGAGGAAGGCGTGATCGGCGAAATGGCGATCTGGGAAAATACCGTGCTGGAGCGCATTTCCTCGCCGGCGTTTTCGCAACGTGGGCTTGTGAGCCGCAAGGCAGGCATGGCCTTTGCCAAGGAGATCATCGACCAATTCGACGTCCGCGGCGGCAGCCCTGCAAGCCGCGCGCGGCTGCTTTCGGGCGGCAATATGCAAAAGCTTATCCTCGGCCGCAATCTGCACCGGCGGCCGCGCATCCTGATCGCGGCCCAGCCGGCGCGCGGCCTCGATGAAGGTGCCGTGGCAGCCGTACATGCGCGTCTTCTGGAGGCTCGCCGGCAAGGGACCGCTGTGCTTTTGATCTCGGAGGATCTGGACGAGGTGATCGCGCTTGCCGATCGCATTCAGGCGATCGTGGGCGGCAGGCTTTCGCCACCCGTCGAAGCTGAAGTCGCAGACGCACGCGAACTCGGACTGATGATGGCCGGTGAATGGCAGCAATCCCCAGAGGCCGATCATGCGGTTTGAGCGTCGCGAGCATCGTCCACTTTATCTTCTCGTTCTGACGCCGCTGCTCGCCGTGGTCGCAGCGCTGGCTCTCTCCGGCATTTTGATCGCGATCGCCGGTGCCCCTGTATTTGAGGCCTATTGGCGCATCCTAACGGGCGCCTTCGGCTCGCGGCTTTCGGCAACCGAGACATTGACGCGGGCCACGCCGCTGATGCTAACCGGGCTTGCCGCCGCCGTCGCCTTCCGGGCGAGGCTCTGGAACATCGGCGCCGAGGGTCAGTTCTATCTCGGTGCCATCGCGGTTGCCGCAGCGAGTGCCAAGCTTTTCGGCACTCTCCCCGCTCCGGCTCTTATTCCCTTGCTGCTGCTTGTCGGTGCCGTCGCAGGTATGGTCCTGATCCTCATTCCGCTGTGGCTGCGCCTGCGCTTTTCGGTCGATGAGGTCGTGACCAGTCTGCTCATGAACTTCGTCGCCCTGCTCTTCGTCTCGATGCTGATCGACGGGGTGCTCAAGGATCCGCTCGCTTTCGGCTGGCCGCAGTCGCAATCGGTCAGCGATCACGCCATGCTGCCGAAGCTGGTTGCCCGCTCCCGCCTGCATATCGGCCTTGCGATCGCGATTGCGCTGGCGATCATCGTCCATTTCATCCAGTCGCGCACCGTGTTCGGCATGCAATCGCGCGCCGCCGGGCTCAATCCGGCCGGCGCTGTTTTCGCCGGCGTTCAGCTTGGCAGAACGCTGGTGAAGGTCGCCTGCCTGTCAGGTGGGCTGGCGGGCCTCGCCGGAGCGATCGAGGTCATGGGCGTCAAGGGTTATGTGACGACCGACCTGTCGCCCGGTTTCGGCTATTCCGGCATCGTTGTCGCGATGCTTGCCAACCTCAATCCACTCGGCGTCGTCTTCGCCGCCATTTTCACGGCTATGATGTTCGTGGGCGCGGATGGCATGAGCCGTGGTCTCGGCATCCCGACCTATATCGCCGATGTCACGGTGGCGCTGTCGCTGCTGACGATGCTGATCGCATTGTTCTTCACCCAATACAGGATCCGGCGATGATGCAACTGTTCGACATCCTCGCTTCCGCCGGGCTCTGGGCGGCAATCCTGCGGATCGCCACGCCGCTGATTTTTGGCACGCTCGGCGCACTCGTCTGTGAACGGGCTGGCGTGCTCAATCTCGGCATCGAAGGCATCATGACCATCGGCGCGATGATCGGCTGGCTTTCCGTCTATCACGGCGCCGATCTCTGGACCGGCCTGCTGATTGCTGCGATGGTCGGCGGGGTCTTTGGCCTGCTGCATGCGGGCCTGACCGTATCGCTGGGCCTCTCCCAGCATGTCTCCGGCCTTGGCGTCACGCTGTTTGCCTCCAGCTTCAGCTACTATGTCTTCCGGCTGATCGTGCCGCTTGCCAGCACCCCACCCACCATCGTGCCGTTCCAGCCGATCGCCATTCCTGGCCTCTCGACGCTGCCCTTCGTCGGGCCGGCTCTGTTCACGCAGACGGCGCCAACCTATCTGGCGATTGCCATTGCCCTGCTGATGGCCTACATCATCTTCCGCACACCCGTTGGGCTTGCGATCCGCATGGCCGGCGAAAATCCGCACGCGGCGGAAGCACAGGGTGTCAATCCGATGAAGGTGCGCTACGGCGCAGTGGTTGCTGGAAGCGCGCTGATGGGAATGGGCGGCGCCTTCCTGACATTGTCGGCGTTCAACAGCTTCTTCCCCACCATGGTGCAGGGGCGCGGCTGGATCTGCATCGCGCTCGTTGTCTTCGCCTCCTGGCGGCCGGGCCGCGCGCTGTTCGGTGCCCTGCTCTTCGCCTTTTTCGATGCCTTCCAGCTTCGGCTGCAAACCGCGCTGAGCGGGCTCGTGCCCTATCAGCTTTTTCTGATGACCCCCTATATTCTTTCCATCGCCGCGCTTGCCGTCATGGCCCGCCGTGCCCGCGTCCCGCAGGCGCTGATGCAACCCTATCGTCGCGGCGAACGTTGAAACCACTCGCATCCAATGAGGCTCCGATGTTCGATCTGATCGTCAGAAATGCAAATCTCACCGATGGCCGAACCAGCATCGACATCGGCATCCAGGGCGGCAGGATCATCGCTGTCGAGCGCGGTCTCCAAGCGCAAGCGGGGGAAGAAATCGACGCAACCGGCCGGCTGGTCAGTCCTCCTTTCGTCGATCCGCATTTCCACATGGACGCCACCCTGTCGCTCGGACTGCCGCGCATGAACGTATCCGGCACCCTGCTCGAGGGCATCGCGCTCTGGGGAGAGCTGCGCCCGATCGTCACGAAGGAGGAACTGGTCGATCGTGCGCTGCGCTATTGCGATCTGGCGGTGACGCAGGGGCTCCTCTTCATCCGCAGTCATGTCGATACCAGCGATCCCAGACTGGTGACCGTGGAGGCGATGATCGAGGTTCGCGAAAAGGTCGCGCCCTATATCGATCTGCAGCTGGTCGCCTTCCCCCAGGACGGTTATTACCGCTCGCCGGGCGCGATCGACGCGCTCAACCGCGCCCTCGATATGGGAGTTGATGTCGTCGGCGGCATTCCCCACTTCGAACGGACGATGGGCGAAGGCACGGCTTCGGTCGAGGCGCTCTGCCGCATCGCCGCCGATCGCGGCCTGCCGGTCGACATGCATTGCGACGAAACCGACGATCCGCTCTCGCGCCATATCGAGACGCTGGCCGCGCAAACCATCCGCTTTGGCCTGCAGGGACGCGTCGCCGGCTCGCACCTGACCTCGATGCACTCGATGGACAACTACTACGTCTCCAAGCTGATCCCGCTGATGGCGGAGGCGCGGATCAACGTGATCCCCAACCCCTTGATTAACATCATGCTGCAAGGCCGGCACGACACCTATCCGAAGCGCCGCGGCATGACCCGCGTGCGCGAATTGATGGATGCCGGCCTCAATGTCTCCTTCGGGCATGATTGCGTCATGGATCCCTGGTACTCGATGGGATCGGGCGACATGCTGGAGGTCGGCCACATGGCGATCCACGTCGCGCAGATGGCGGGCGTCGAGGACAAGAAGAAGATCTTCCATGCGCTGACCGTCAACTCGGCAAAGACGATGGACCTCGAAGGCTATGGCGTGGAAATCGGCTGCAACGCGGACCTCGTCATCCTCCAGGCGCAGGATACGCTGGAAGCACTGCGGCTTAAGCCGAACCGGCTCGCGGTCATCCGGCGCGGCAAGGTCATCGCCCGTTCGGCACCGCGCATCGGCGCGCTTTTCCTCGATGGACGCCCCGCAAAGGTCGATAGCGGCATGGGTTACGCACCTCGCCATTGAGATGCGGGCCGGCACAATTCAGCCGCCGCGCTTGTTGCTCCAGAGCCGGGAAAAGGGATCCGTCTGCTGGGCGTGTCGCCGTCTTCCCTGGAGCGTCGAGCGCCCACAGTGGAACCGCAGCTGCGGCTGGCCTTTTAGACGGCCAGCATTGCCTGAACGGGAGAGGATGAATAGCGTCTAACTCGGAATGTCGATGCCGGCAGCGGGCGCAGGATTTCGTCCTCGAGCACCAGTCCGTCGAGCCACGCGATGCGTCGCTCGCGGGTGAGAACCGCCATTTGTCGGTCGTGGAACGGCGCGATATCGGCATTCGCCTCAATCGTCAGTAAGGCATAGGCCTCCGGCCAATCCGCCGTCGCGGGGCGCCAGATCCCCGCGAAATAAAACCAATCACCGTTGGCGAGCGAGAAACCGAAACTCTTGTGGCGAAACTCCGAGGCCCGCACCAGGCAGCGGTGGGTTGAAAAGATCCTTCCCTCCGCTCGAACAACGCTCACAGCACGCGGACCGCCATCGCGGGGGCGCAGTCCCCATGGAAGTTCCACCATCTCCGTCTCGCCGTCATGGCGCCTTATGATGACGCGGCGCTCGTCGAGCGGGGCGTCAGACTGGAAAACCTTCGGGCTCATCATAAATAGAACATAGCAGGAACAACATTTCAAGACAACGAGAACCTAAACGGAGGATGCATGTGCAACGATTATCGGCTGATGGTGGATGTCGCCTCGATCTTCGAGGACTTCGCCGACCTCAAGATCAAGATCCGTTTCGGTGAGGGCGCGCCCAACCTTGAAGCGCGCGAGGACATCAAGATTACCGACGTCGGCCCCATCGTGAGAGCCATTAACGGCGCGCGCGATGAGGCGGAGCTCGTGCAGCGGCGCTGGAGCTGGCCGGGTCCGAACAAGCGGCCGGTCTATAATTTCCGCTCGGAGGGCCGGGAGTTCAATTCCAACCGTTGCCTGATCATCGCCGATGGCTTTTACGAGTTCACCGAGCCCAAGGATCCGAAGAAGACGCGCAAGGACAAATGGCTCTTCACCAAGAAGGATGAGTCGATCTTCTGCATTGCCGGCATCTGGCGTGAGACGCCTGAGGTGGGGCAAGCCTTCACCATGCTGACGATGGAGCCGGGTTCGGACATCGCCCCTTACCACGACCGGCAGATCGTCATCCTCGAGCGCAACGCCTGGGTGGAATGGCTGGATCCCGCCATTTCTGCGAAGTCGCTGATCAAGCCTCTGCCGGCAGGAACATTGGCAGTCGAGCAAGTAGGCTGAGAACCTCGCACAAGCGAGCCGCCGCCAGGGAATGAAGCTCACTGTTGTCCAACAGCAGTCGCGCGACGGTTTCCGATCAGTGGCTACTCTCGAACCCTGACCGGTCGGATGGGTTTTCCCCTGGACTTCGGCATTTGCGCGATCTACACTCGAGGCTTCTGTGATCCTGAAATTGTATCAGGTCTCAGGTCCTTCTCATCGCCCACCGCAATGATTTGCGGTTCGGACCCGCGCCTCAGCCCTCAATCCAACGCAATTTCACCGTGCAAGCGGGAGGAGTTTTCATGCCCAATGCCCAATGCGCCTGCGGCGCTCTTAGACTGATGCTTAGCGGTTCGCCACAATTGACTGCGCTGTGTCACTGTTTGGCTTGCCAGCGACGAACTGGTGCGCCGTTCAGTGCTAATGCGTTCTACTCGATTGACTGTGTCGAAGTATCTGGAACGTCTACAGAGTTTATTCGTACCGGCGAGAGCGGTGGCAAGGTCCGAATGCACTTTTGCCCAACTTGCGGCTCGACCGTCTATTGGAAGGCCGATGTTTCGCCGCCCTGGATCGGGGTTGCGGTAGGGTCATTTGCCGACCCGGTCTTCGCGCCACCTGCCATATCAGTATTCGAACAATCTAAACATACGTGGGTGCAGCTTGACAAAACGGTTAAGCACTTCCAAGCCCTACCAATCGGCCAATATTAGCTGGATCGACGCGGCGAGGTAAGTAGTAGTAGTAGTGGGCGCACCGAACTTCGCTTTCGATCCTCTTGAGACGATCGTGGATGGCCGATCCGACCGTCGCCGTCGGGAGTCGACTGGCCATTCCTCGCCTTGAACGGAATCGAACCTGAAGCGATGTAGCACGTCTACTCGTGGCCGAGCTCGATGGGCCACATCTGGGCGCCGTGTAAAACACGCAAAATACGAATCTTATCCGCTAAAACCACGTAGGCTGCGATGTAGGGCGTGCGCGGGATAACAAGTTCGCGAGTTCCAGCAATCCGGCCAGGACGGCCGCTTTCGGGAAAGTCAACAAGTCGACGGGCAGCGCGGACGATTTCCTCGTCCACGTGGACCGCCGCCCTGGGGCTCTCCTTCTCAATGTAGCTGAAGATTGTGTCGCGTCGTCAAGCGCGTATTGCGCCCAGACGAGCCTCATCGATCACCCGCCACGGCCCTGCGCAAAGCCGCCGCATGGCGTTCGCGAAAGCGCGCATCGGCGTCGGCATCGTCGACGTCGGGTCGCGTGTCCTCGAGCGCCTGCAAGACCTTCGCACGGAACCAGGCGTCGTGGGCCTCGCTGTGGCTAACCAGTTCCAGCGGCAGGGCGCCTTCATTCGCTGTCCGGGTTAACAGGATACGGACAGCATCCGAGACCGTTAGACCCATATTTTCCAGAACGGCCGTGGCGCGCTCCTTGACGTCGGCACCAATCCGAGTCTGGACAAGTGCATTTGATGCCATGTTCGAGCCTCCTTCGCCAGTGGTGAATGTAATGCACCTGCATGACAAATTCTAGAGCAGCGCCTCGAATTCTGTCGCATTCTTTCCGAATTGACTTCGCATTCGGCCCTCTGACGGCACGGTTCCACAGAAGATATTATGCGATCCGACAAGCCCAAAACACGAACATCGCCGCGCGATTCAGGCTGGTTTCATCCTGATCGACGCCGGACCATGTACCTGACCGGCGGCTTCCCAGTTGCGATTGACAACTCATGCCGGGAATGAGAGGCGAAAGCGGATCCCCTCCTCCGGGCATGAAACATCCGCCACGCCCGCATGCAGGCGCATGATGGCATCGACGATCGCCAATCCCAATCCGTGCGAGGAAGAGCTGCCGCTGCGGGCCGCGTCCGCCTGGTAAAAGCGGTCGAACAACCGGCCCAACTCTGTGAAAGCCCCGCCCCCTCGTTGCCGGCCTCGATGATCATTTTATCGCCAGCACTGCTGACCGCAGCCGGACCGTTGTAGCTTTCCCGACCATAGCGAATGGCATTAACGACCAGATTGCCCACGGCCCGACGCCTTTGGCCCGTTCCTCGCGTTCTTGGCTGTCTTGTTCATGACGAGATACGCCACCTTCCCATTGGGATGCGATGCGCCGCCCGACATAAAGAACGCGCCTCGCGACACCCGGGTCGCCTGCGGGAATTTGGGCCATTTGCATTTCCTTGGCGGTTCCACTCGGCGCTATTGCGCGTGCGAGGGATGGCCAGGCAGCGTCTGGTCGATGAGTCGATGTCGGCGTGGCGAGCCATCCGGGATACGATGAATGACCCCGCAAACCTGGCGGAAGCGAGCCGCTGGGCGGATGAAGCCAAGATCGCGCTCGGCGAGCGCGGTCCTGCCTGGTGGACTGACGGGCAAGCTGATCTCAACCGGCATCTCGTCACGAATATGCCCTGTGCCGCTTGGTTTGGACGGCTGTAAACATAGTGGAGCTTCGGGTTACGTCAGATCCGGGCACCACCTGTTGCATCAATCATCTGGCCGGTTGTCCAGCGCGCATCGTTCGATGCAAGGAAAGCGATGACGTCGGCGACGTCCTCCGCCCGGCCGACACGGGAGAAGACCGAGAGCGCTTCGGCGCCTGCGCGCGCGTCCGGTGATGCCAGCCACTCGGCATTCATATCCGTCTCCGTCACACCCGGCAGCACGGCATTGACCGTAATCCCGCGAGCCGCAAATTCAGGTGCCAGCGCGAGTGTCAACGTCTCTAGCGCTCCCTTGGAGGCTGCATAGGCCGGATGCGTCGGTGCCGCGATCCGCGTAAACCCGGTCGAGACATTGATGATGCGGCCATTGTCGTGAATGTGGTCGGCGACTGCCTGGATCAGGAAGAACGGCGCCTTGTAATTGATCGTCATCACCTCGTCGAACGCGGCTTCGCTCGTCTGCTTCAATGGCAACGCGGGCGCGATGCCGGCATTGTTTACCAGAATGTCTAGAGCCGAGGAGCCCCTCTCGATGCGCGCAGCTTCGCTGAACTGCGCCCAGAGGCTGTCAGCCGCGTCCTTGCCGTGTCTGAGATCGGCTTTTACGGCAACGGCCTTGACGCCGAGCGTCTCAATGTCGCGTACGGTGGCATTAGCCGCATCCGCATTGGCGGTGTAGTGCACGCCAATCAGAGCGGCACCCTCCTTCGCGAACGCAAGGGCGGCGGCCCGGCCGATACCACGCGAGCTTCCAGTAATGAGGGCTATCTTGTCTGCGAGTCTTTGGGACATAGATCACTCCGTTGCGAAATTAAATAGTGATCGGTATAATAAGAGGCGAAATAGGCCTGTCAATCATTTAATAGGGATCACTATATAATGGGTGAGCCAATCCGCAAACGAGGCAGACCGCGCGTGCTCGATCGCGACGTGGGGCTCGACATCGCGGCACGCCTATTCTGGGAACGCGGCTACGAGGGAACCTCGATCGCCGACCTCACGAAGGCCATGGGGATCAATCCGCCGACGCTATATTCGACCTTCGGCTCAAAGGAAGAATTGTACCGTCAGGCGCTCGACTTCAGCATTGCCCGTGAAAACAGCCGCCGGTCGGAAATCCTGCATTCCCATCTTCCGGCTTACGACGCCCTGAGCCTCTACCTCTACGATATTGCTGACGGCGACACCCAGCCGGATAAGCCGCGAGGTTGCATGGTCTCGACGGCCGTCCTGCAGCATGCGGAAGAAAATGCATCTGTCGCGCGGATGACCGCAGCCTTGCGCGAGGCGTCGATTCAGACCCTCAAAGCCCGCTTCGACCGTGCCGTCGAGGAAGGCGAATTGCCGACGCAAACCGACACCGATACGCTCGCGCGGTTCTATGGTGCGATTATCCAGGGCATGTCCGCCCAGGCCTGCGACGGCGCCTGCAATGCGCGGCTGAAGCGGCTGATCGACATCGCACTCACGGCCTGGCCCGGGAAGCGTAGGACCCAACTGGGAGTTCGGATTGAAGACACGTCAACCACTCATACTGACCGCAAGGCCCGCAGAACTCCATCGGTGGTTCGGCCACGGGTGCCTTGAGGGATGCACTGGCATAGTAATTGTATGTGAGCGTTTTGCTCTTGAAAGCCTCGAACCTATCGCGACCGGTCCAACAGATTAGATATCTGATTTAGAGATGAAATTCTGGCGGCTCCGGTCAGACGGCCAAATCCACTAACTCAATCGCATTTCGTAAACTTTCAGTTATTGCAGTTAACGGCTACGGGTACGGGCGAACCTGCACCCCGCCACCGCGCAACATCAGCCAGTGAAAAACCCAATGGATAGACCATGGGGCAATGCATGTGTCAGCCGGCGTGAGCAGTCCGTGTGGGAAATTTGCTTTCGTTATTGAAGAGGTCCAGTGCCCAATTTATTCGACCAATTCACGCTGAAAGGCGTGACGCTCCGAAACCGAATCGCGGTTTCGCCGATGTGCCAGTATCCGCGATCGATGGCGTCCCCAACGAATGGCACAGCGTCCATCTCACAAGCCTGGCGCGTGGTGGCGCCGGCCAGTTAACGTCGAAGCCACAGCTGTCTCCCGAGGGCCGGATCACACCCGGTTGCACGGGCCTTTGGAGTGACGCCCAGGCTCAGGCTTTCGCGCCAATTGTTGCTGGCATTGAAAAAGCGGACGCGGTCGCAGGTATCCAGATCGGCCACGCCGGCCACAAGGCCAGTGCAAAACCGGCCTTGGGAAGGGGACAATCATATCGCCGAGGACGATCCGCGCGGTTGGGAGACCATCGCACCCTCTGCCATTGCATTCGGCGGCGGTCTGTGGAAGGTGCCACGGGAAATCAGCCCGATAGCTTCGATCGGTCGTGGGGCACTGCAGTTGTAGGAGTCATGGATAAGATCAAAGCACTTGGCGTGCATCGCCACTCCGTAATTTCGTCAACGACCGCCTTTGCTTGAATCCTAATATCGGGAGCCGCAGTGGTCTTTCAGAACTGCCCGGCACTTTATGCACCCACGGCACGAAGAGTCGCCCGCGCCGACGCGCGGAACACGGGTGCCGCATCGTACGATACTATAGCACGATGACTTTCACGCCGATTTTTACTCGCTCATAGAGATGGATTATATCGTCATTCGTCATGCGAAAACACCCCGATGAAGAGGACCTCCCGACGCTCTGTGGTTCGTTCGTTCCGTGGATGCGGTACAGCGTATTTCCTAGATAGATGGCGCGCGCGCCTAACGGATTGTCGGTGCCCCCGGTCATGTATGCAGGAAGGTCCCGCCGCCTTTTGCGCATGTCCGCCGGCGGACGCCAATCCGGCCAAGGGCGCTTGGCGCTCACCACCTCGGTTCCACGCCAGCCGTAGCCTTCACGTCCAACGCCGACACTGTAACGCAGCGCCTTTCCACCGGCTTCTATGTAGTAAAGGGCGTATTTGCGGGTTTCGATGATGATCGTACCCGGCGCTTCCCGGGTCTGATAGTCCACTATGTGCCGCCGCACGAACGTCCCGGCATGCGGATAAGACCCCTCCCCCTGGGCTCGCCGTGATGGGTAAGCAGGCGGCGACATCAGAAAGCCGATATAGCCGCTGTCGATCCAGACCTTGTCGTTTTTCTTGTCCAACAATGGCGGCGAGGCCTGGTCTGCTGCCGCGTGGTTGATCGCCGTTGATAAAAGAACAGTGCAAAGCAGCCCCCCCATGGCGCGCCTAGTCAGTGCTCGCAGTTCCGACATATGAGGTCTCCATCGACATTGCGACGTTCAAATCAAACCGTTGGCCACCAAAGTGTTCGCCACCTGCTGGAAGAGACGGTCGGGAACCGGCGCTCCCACCGGCGTCTTGCTAAGCTCTGCGGCGAGTCTCGCATCAGTCACCATTGGGACTCCGCGATCTCTCGCTTGCTCCCTCATCGAGGCCACAGCTTTACCGGCGGCACGACAGACGACGATCGGCACAGGCGTCTCGCCCCGAACATAGCGGATCCCGACTATTGCCGATTGTTCTCCGATCATCAGAACCGCATTGGCAAGACCGGTCCTGCTCGTGCCGAGCAAGCGCGCGAATTTACGGCGTTCCTGCCGTATTAGCGGATCGCCTTCCGTGTCCTTGTGTTCACGCTTGGCCTCCGACTTGGTCATCCGCATTTCGCGCATGAACAGCCAGCGTTGCAGAAAGACATCGAAGGTGCCCATGACGAGGAAAGCCGCGATTGCGATGAAAGCGGTGGTTTTCAGCATCGACAGCGAGGTCGCATGCAGGCAGCCAAAACCGCATCCAGGCGCCTGGAACAGCGCCTTCAGGCCCGCATGGAAAACAACCGAAAACGCCACGGAAAGCGCAAGAATCTTGAACAGTGCCTTGCCGAACTCGACAACGCTCTTAAGCGAGGTCAGGCGCTTTAGGCCCGCTGCCGGATTGATGCGGCTGAAATCCGGCTCGATCGGCTTTGCCGAGAAGACGAATCCCTTGGTGATCGCGACGTTCGTCGCAAGGATCGCTGCGATCGTTATCCCGAGGATCGGCAGCACCGCCCCCCAAAGCGCATCGACGGCAATGGTGCTCAGCCGAAACCAGACATCCGCGAACGGCCGTTCGTAGATATGCGACGCCTCGTCCAGAAGCAGATTGACCTTCACTTGCAGATTAGGCGCGGCATAAAAGAGAAAGAGCGTCGAGAACAGGATCATGATCCCCGAGACCATGTCGGGGCTGTGAAGCACCTGACCTTTCTTGCGCGCGTCCAGGATCTTTTTTTCGGAAGCCGGAAGCGATTTTTCTTCGCTTGTCCCGCTCATGTGACGCCGCCGTCCTTGGACGACGCCAGCAGGCCGATTTCCTGGGCGCGCCTGGCCGTATCGGAAATCGAGCGCAACCTTGCCG from Rhizobium gallicum bv. gallicum R602sp harbors:
- a CDS encoding EscU/YscU/HrcU family type III secretion system export apparatus switch protein; the protein is MSGTSEEKSLPASEKKILDARKKGQVLHSPDMVSGIMILFSTLFLFYAAPNLQVKVNLLLDEASHIYERPFADVWFRLSTIAVDALWGAVLPILGITIAAILATNVAITKGFVFSAKPIEPDFSRINPAAGLKRLTSLKSVVEFGKALFKILALSVAFSVVFHAGLKALFQAPGCGFGCLHATSLSMLKTTAFIAIAAFLVMGTFDVFLQRWLFMREMRMTKSEAKREHKDTEGDPLIRQERRKFARLLGTSRTGLANAVLMIGEQSAIVGIRYVRGETPVPIVVCRAAGKAVASMREQARDRGVPMVTDARLAAELSKTPVGAPVPDRLFQQVANTLVANGLI
- a CDS encoding L,D-transpeptidase yields the protein MSELRALTRRAMGGLLCTVLLSTAINHAAADQASPPLLDKKNDKVWIDSGYIGFLMSPPAYPSRRAQGEGSYPHAGTFVRRHIVDYQTREAPGTIIIETRKYALYYIEAGGKALRYSVGVGREGYGWRGTEVVSAKRPWPDWRPPADMRKRRRDLPAYMTGGTDNPLGARAIYLGNTLYRIHGTNEPQSVGRSSSSGCFRMTNDDIIHLYERVKIGVKVIVL
- a CDS encoding TetR/AcrR family transcriptional regulator, translating into MGEPIRKRGRPRVLDRDVGLDIAARLFWERGYEGTSIADLTKAMGINPPTLYSTFGSKEELYRQALDFSIARENSRRSEILHSHLPAYDALSLYLYDIADGDTQPDKPRGCMVSTAVLQHAEENASVARMTAALREASIQTLKARFDRAVEEGELPTQTDTDTLARFYGAIIQGMSAQACDGACNARLKRLIDIALTAWPGKRRTQLGVRIEDTSTTHTDRKARRTPSVVRPRVP